A genomic stretch from Methanomassiliicoccales archaeon includes:
- a CDS encoding phosphoadenosine phosphosulfate reductase family protein, whose protein sequence is MGVVHLGKMHLRWCRNCNLPILEETRCGICGKETHVVDMTPPGDVRPAFPYDVKKIVEIVDKQFGVGCGKRVIPEGTIVLLNKVPALDRMDEVIINGEVVGALRYDIGKGWKFILRMPAARAIGDIAERGFVIADDGTVESIVEHHANLMAPGVLKTAEELQVGDEVVVLTKDRHAFATGTARMSGKEMIKKGRGVAVKVRWAERPREHSSQAKKTNWSDVLKANEAVISRRVNEATRFIREVVEKNRLPCAVSFSGGKDSLACLLLTIDAGFRFPILFIDTGLEFEETVHHVLEIAKKYDLKVIIEKASENAFYGHLDIFGPPGRDYRWCCKTNKLGPTVKAITKYFPEGLLSFIGQRRYESESRAEKDRVWKNPWTPGQIGASPIQDWTALHVWLYIFSKGEKYNPWYERGLDRIGCYLCPASDLSELEIVERNCELYKKWKDYLYNYALKKGFETDWVDLGLWRWKRIPQSIIDELKRLGKEDALRQQHDTNEAERLRATQRGLTLIMQEGYSPCIKGYSAEGIFNKPLNFVAVCNLLNIVGEVDIDSEGNFCRVNDVIVMKEGAIIAKGQSPDEIKENVEKVRQAVVKAMECVGCGVCIARCNKGALMLEQDHIRILPDRCVHCGNCIEPCPALSFGDSAFEF, encoded by the coding sequence GTGGGCGTCGTACACCTTGGAAAAATGCATCTCCGCTGGTGCCGCAACTGCAATCTGCCAATACTAGAGGAAACAAGATGTGGGATTTGTGGAAAAGAGACGCATGTCGTCGATATGACGCCACCAGGCGATGTTCGCCCAGCATTTCCATATGATGTTAAGAAAATCGTGGAAATTGTCGACAAGCAGTTCGGTGTGGGATGCGGAAAGAGAGTTATTCCCGAAGGAACAATCGTTCTGCTGAATAAAGTTCCGGCGCTCGACCGTATGGATGAGGTCATTATCAACGGTGAAGTCGTTGGCGCCCTTAGATACGATATCGGGAAGGGATGGAAATTTATACTGCGCATGCCAGCTGCTAGAGCCATCGGTGATATAGCGGAACGAGGGTTCGTAATCGCTGATGATGGTACAGTTGAGTCAATTGTTGAACATCATGCGAACCTTATGGCGCCAGGAGTTCTCAAAACTGCGGAAGAGCTTCAGGTTGGAGATGAAGTCGTTGTCTTAACAAAAGATCGTCACGCATTTGCAACAGGCACGGCTCGTATGTCTGGAAAGGAGATGATAAAGAAAGGAAGAGGGGTAGCGGTCAAAGTGAGGTGGGCTGAAAGGCCTCGGGAACATTCTTCGCAAGCTAAAAAAACAAATTGGTCAGACGTTTTGAAAGCTAATGAAGCAGTCATTTCGAGAAGGGTTAATGAAGCGACGAGATTTATAAGAGAGGTTGTTGAAAAGAATCGTCTTCCCTGCGCTGTTTCATTTTCTGGCGGAAAGGATAGCCTCGCGTGCCTGTTGCTCACAATCGACGCAGGCTTTAGATTTCCCATACTTTTTATTGACACAGGTCTCGAGTTTGAAGAGACCGTTCATCATGTTTTGGAGATAGCTAAGAAATATGATCTTAAAGTAATTATCGAAAAGGCGAGTGAAAATGCTTTCTACGGACATCTCGATATTTTTGGACCGCCAGGAAGAGATTACAGGTGGTGCTGCAAGACAAATAAGCTCGGTCCTACGGTGAAGGCAATCACGAAATATTTTCCCGAAGGGCTCCTTTCATTCATCGGCCAGAGGAGATATGAGTCGGAGAGCAGGGCGGAAAAGGATCGTGTATGGAAGAATCCATGGACGCCTGGTCAAATTGGAGCGTCGCCGATCCAGGATTGGACAGCCTTGCATGTGTGGCTTTATATCTTTTCGAAGGGTGAAAAATATAATCCATGGTATGAAAGGGGGCTCGATCGAATCGGATGCTACCTCTGCCCAGCCTCAGATTTGTCCGAATTAGAAATCGTTGAAAGGAATTGTGAGTTGTACAAGAAATGGAAAGATTACCTCTATAATTATGCCTTGAAGAAGGGGTTTGAGACGGATTGGGTCGATCTCGGGCTGTGGCGATGGAAAAGGATTCCACAATCGATTATTGATGAGCTCAAACGCCTTGGCAAGGAAGATGCACTCCGGCAACAACATGATACCAATGAAGCCGAGCGGTTGAGAGCAACACAGAGGGGCTTGACACTCATCATGCAGGAGGGGTATTCGCCGTGCATCAAAGGTTACAGTGCTGAGGGTATCTTCAACAAACCTCTGAATTTCGTGGCGGTTTGCAACCTGCTCAACATCGTTGGAGAGGTTGACATCGACTCTGAGGGAAATTTCTGTCGAGTTAATGATGTGATCGTGATGAAAGAGGGGGCGATTATTGCGAAGGGACAAAGCCCCGATGAAATAAAAGAAAATGTGGAAAAGGTGCGCCAAGCAGTAGTCAAGGCCATGGAGTGCGTCGGGTGCGGAGTATGCATCGCAAGATGCAACAAGGGTGCACTCATGCTCGAGCAGGATCACATTCGAATTCTTCCAGACAGATGCGTTCACTGCGGAAATTGTATCGAACCGTGTCCTGCACTCAGCTTTGGCGACTCCGCTTTCGAATTCTAA
- the ftsZ gene encoding cell division protein FtsZ has product MVNSLVKHALAVSKSVNGDQQIGQGAVNVSSDIDEELRKIAAQMDVCIKIIGCGGGGSNTINRCVDAGISGAQLCAINTDAKHLLTIRAPKKILIGRTATRGLGAGAIPEVGEQAARENELEIREYLRGAHIVFVTAGLGGGTGTGAAHFVARIAKESLQALTIGVVTLPFKAEGTVRMENALAGLDKLRRVCDTTIVIPNDKLLELVPKLPIDAAFKVADEVLMQTMKGLTEIITKPGLVNLDYSDIQTVMREGGISFVGIGESDDEDDRVEAAVKEALTSPLLGEIDLKDAKGALIRVVGGPDMTIAEAQRAAEIVTNSVNERARIIWGCSIEQELKGTIKVLLIVTGAKSKYMFGRSDYDYEDKLASDFAPRRNTKGYSSANDDGIDFVR; this is encoded by the coding sequence ATGGTGAATTCATTAGTGAAGCACGCTTTAGCGGTATCGAAATCTGTAAATGGTGACCAGCAGATTGGTCAAGGGGCCGTAAATGTATCTTCGGATATCGATGAAGAGCTGCGTAAGATCGCGGCTCAGATGGATGTCTGTATCAAGATCATCGGTTGCGGTGGAGGTGGGTCAAACACAATCAATCGATGCGTCGACGCTGGCATCAGTGGAGCGCAGCTATGTGCAATTAACACTGATGCAAAGCATCTCCTGACAATTCGTGCGCCAAAGAAGATTCTCATAGGAAGAACTGCAACAAGGGGACTTGGCGCCGGCGCAATACCGGAAGTTGGTGAACAAGCGGCGAGGGAGAATGAGCTCGAAATCAGAGAGTATCTGAGAGGGGCACACATCGTTTTCGTCACTGCTGGTTTGGGTGGTGGAACAGGTACTGGAGCAGCGCATTTTGTTGCAAGAATCGCCAAGGAATCGCTTCAAGCCCTGACAATCGGCGTTGTTACATTACCGTTCAAAGCTGAAGGAACGGTTAGAATGGAAAACGCACTTGCGGGTCTCGATAAGTTGAGACGTGTCTGCGACACGACGATCGTCATACCGAATGACAAGCTTCTGGAGCTCGTTCCGAAACTCCCGATTGATGCAGCGTTCAAGGTGGCCGATGAGGTCTTAATGCAGACAATGAAAGGTCTCACCGAGATCATCACGAAACCGGGACTGGTGAACCTTGATTACAGCGATATCCAGACTGTTATGAGAGAAGGAGGAATTTCATTCGTTGGCATCGGCGAATCCGATGATGAGGATGATCGAGTCGAAGCAGCGGTTAAGGAAGCACTTACATCGCCATTGCTCGGTGAAATTGACCTAAAGGATGCCAAAGGTGCCCTGATCAGGGTGGTCGGTGGTCCTGACATGACAATTGCGGAGGCTCAGAGAGCCGCTGAGATCGTCACAAACAGTGTGAATGAAAGGGCAAGAATTATCTGGGGTTGCTCGATTGAACAAGAACTAAAGGGAACGATCAAAGTGCTCCTCATCGTCACAGGTGCAAAATCGAAATACATGTTCGGAAGAAGCGACTACGATTACGAGGATAAGCTAGCCAGCGATTTTGCTCCCCGGAGGAATACAAAAGGATACAGTTCAGCGAACGACGACGGAATCGATTTTGTGCGTTGA
- a CDS encoding class I tRNA ligase family protein yields the protein MRIEKILVRSFKSPLAAERRRMEKRILRHGTKDPYEMVAILLKFYHNPDQKVRMGVRHCLSEITKSRVGMDAVLNNIIHPSRDVRRAVLSFLGEHVGFHAITYASFYEQTMLLIAMARNKEIPVDDIEALVEVSKSTFLDGEVIEAVKDIAACLDFVKHRYRSAEQLRAYVVDILRMAPDLSRMGVFSGAIEEPLKKAVRASRSRTYDETREIIEERMKEATVRNELLRIGRTVSDSIKERPEMKPSDLAGVDVWAISRLHELIDSVTSATVSGNKMSAIEMLRSFLEDEFLEFFEESCKKRVEEKEPSALFTIYIIGIVCLKLASALMPSSAEEIYQKYYRQFEGAPSIHLVMWPEIVMHIIG from the coding sequence ATGAGAATCGAAAAAATCCTTGTCCGGTCTTTTAAATCTCCACTGGCGGCCGAAAGAAGGCGCATGGAAAAACGAATATTACGCCATGGCACCAAGGATCCTTATGAGATGGTTGCAATTCTCTTGAAGTTTTATCACAATCCTGATCAAAAAGTTCGGATGGGCGTGAGACATTGTTTGTCTGAAATCACGAAATCTCGCGTCGGGATGGATGCTGTTCTCAATAATATCATTCATCCGAGCAGAGACGTTCGCAGAGCGGTACTGTCATTTCTCGGAGAGCACGTCGGATTTCACGCGATCACATACGCGTCATTTTACGAGCAGACAATGCTGCTCATCGCAATGGCGAGAAATAAGGAGATACCAGTTGATGATATTGAAGCGCTGGTAGAAGTTTCAAAGTCGACCTTTCTTGATGGTGAAGTGATTGAAGCCGTCAAGGACATTGCTGCATGCCTTGATTTCGTGAAACATAGGTATCGGAGCGCCGAGCAACTCCGTGCCTACGTTGTCGATATTCTCAGAATGGCACCTGATCTCTCACGAATGGGCGTCTTCAGCGGTGCAATTGAAGAACCTTTAAAAAAGGCGGTGAGAGCAAGCAGATCAAGAACTTACGACGAAACAAGGGAGATTATTGAGGAAAGAATGAAGGAGGCGACGGTGAGGAATGAGCTTTTGAGGATTGGAAGAACTGTCAGTGACTCTATCAAGGAAAGACCCGAGATGAAACCGTCAGACCTCGCCGGTGTCGATGTTTGGGCGATTTCAAGGTTGCACGAGTTGATAGACTCTGTCACCTCAGCGACAGTTTCTGGTAACAAAATGAGCGCCATCGAGATGTTGCGATCCTTTCTAGAGGATGAATTCCTCGAATTCTTTGAGGAGAGTTGCAAGAAACGCGTCGAAGAAAAGGAACCATCTGCTCTTTTTACCATATATATCATAGGCATCGTTTGTCTGAAGCTGGCATCGGCTCTTATGCCATCTTCCGCTGAGGAAATCTATCAGAAATACTATAGACAGTTCGAAGGGGCACCAAGCATTCATCTTGTTATGTGGCCTGAAATTGTTATGCATATTATCGGTTGA
- a CDS encoding roadblock/LC7 domain-containing protein, translated as MGELSQIRSVLDDIKNLDHVLDVSLISRGGMYITGDPPRGVHQETFAAMSAIIIGAAETTSAELKDTLNKVVLQLSNRNLILTGAGPRYLLVVATDASADVNKIANDAKEIISKIELTL; from the coding sequence ATGGGTGAATTATCACAGATACGCAGTGTTTTGGATGACATTAAGAATCTCGATCATGTATTGGACGTTTCTCTTATCTCAAGAGGTGGAATGTATATTACCGGCGATCCTCCGAGAGGTGTACATCAGGAAACATTTGCGGCCATGTCCGCGATTATTATTGGCGCGGCGGAGACGACATCCGCAGAACTAAAAGACACGTTGAACAAAGTGGTGCTGCAGCTTTCGAATAGAAATCTGATTTTAACTGGTGCTGGACCGCGTTATTTGCTCGTAGTGGCAACGGATGCATCGGCAGATGTGAACAAAATCGCCAACGATGCCAAAGAAATAATTTCGAAAATTGAGTTAACGCTCTAA
- a CDS encoding PHP domain-containing protein encodes MMADLHVHSIYSGDCNLKVEAILEKCRALCIRAVSIVDHNSLEGTNQALTIKQNDVIILPGVEITSSGGHVIAYNVREIIPRGKSVEETIDLIHDHGGIAVAPHPYRLWSGLGRKEIIGKKFDAIETINARSSSRSNSKAKRLLEIVDCGETGGSDAHSLSHIGKGYTLFPDHCETADDLVREILNRTTRAEGASRKFSDSLSYGAKCISEWIARGMRRL; translated from the coding sequence ATGATGGCCGACCTCCATGTTCATTCAATTTATTCTGGCGATTGTAATCTGAAGGTCGAAGCGATTCTTGAAAAATGTAGGGCTCTCTGCATTCGTGCTGTTTCGATCGTCGATCACAATTCTCTTGAAGGCACGAATCAAGCACTTACGATCAAACAGAATGATGTCATTATACTGCCAGGTGTTGAGATTACAAGCAGCGGGGGACATGTGATTGCGTATAACGTAAGAGAAATTATTCCGCGCGGAAAAAGCGTCGAAGAGACGATCGACCTGATCCATGATCATGGGGGCATCGCTGTCGCACCGCATCCTTATCGTTTGTGGTCGGGGCTTGGAAGAAAAGAAATTATTGGCAAGAAATTCGACGCGATCGAGACGATTAACGCACGATCGTCGTCAAGGTCAAATTCTAAAGCGAAAAGACTTCTTGAAATTGTCGATTGCGGTGAGACTGGTGGAAGCGATGCGCATTCGCTATCTCACATAGGAAAGGGATATACACTCTTTCCAGATCATTGCGAAACTGCCGACGATCTCGTCAGGGAAATTCTCAACAGAACGACGAGAGCCGAAGGCGCATCGAGAAAATTTTCAGATTCCCTCAGTTACGGCGCAAAATGCATTTCCGAATGGATCGCGAGAGGCATGAGAAGATTGTAA
- the metG gene encoding methionine--tRNA ligase: MARILVCTAWPYSNSPIHLGHVAGSLLPGDIFAKYHRLKGNEVLMVSGSDQHGTPVTVKAEKEGVSPEEIAERYHQINSEAIRGMFITFDLFTKTHTENHFAVVHDVFLRLLEKGHLYKKETLQYYCEKCGRFLPDRYVEGRCRNCGYEKARGDQCDRCGTTFLPGELNDAVCTICSSPPVLKETEHYFFRLSAFNESLLNYVSSKTHWKPNVQTFTKNWLEAGLNDRPITRDMTWGVSVPLPGWENKVIYVWFEAVIGYLSASIEWAKGTGNPEKWKEFWTDPDAKHYYFLGKDNIPFHTIIWPAILMGYGGLNLPYDVPANEYLTFKGEKFSKSRGVSIDIPNMLSRFDPDIIRYYLAANMPENRDSEFDWDDFEAKTNNELVATLGNYYHRVLSFTYRNFGSIPACHGVDEERRKVTDAISFAVNEVDQYLSTCQFKKALKAVMDLAQFGNRFFDSVAPWALLKQDRDRCGSVLNLNLEIVKALAILSYPFLPRSASDLWALLGYEESLLSKGWDWIFIPVVPGQKLREPRPLFSKIEIEEDMTMFKEFEKLNLKVGQIISAADHPNADKLYVLEVDVGKRIRLVAGLKGQYDKNELVGKKIVVVTNLQPAKLRGVESQGMLLAAEHSNKVILLTPAEDVPAGTPVNSGMNPSDRVLPFSDFQKLRLVVGQVIDSRTIDIGRPVKIEMRNDVLKKGSKIAVFLPSPDASIALPLLTDNGILITVDGDIENGALIR, translated from the coding sequence ATGGCTAGGATCCTGGTTTGCACTGCGTGGCCTTATTCCAACAGTCCGATACATCTAGGACATGTTGCGGGTTCGTTACTGCCAGGTGACATTTTCGCTAAGTATCACAGATTGAAAGGTAATGAAGTCCTTATGGTCTCTGGATCGGATCAACATGGAACGCCAGTTACAGTCAAAGCCGAAAAAGAAGGTGTTTCCCCGGAAGAAATTGCGGAAAGATATCACCAGATTAATTCAGAGGCGATCAGAGGTATGTTCATCACCTTTGATCTTTTTACAAAAACTCATACTGAAAATCATTTTGCCGTCGTGCACGACGTTTTTCTCCGGCTTCTCGAAAAGGGACATCTTTACAAGAAGGAAACACTGCAATATTACTGCGAAAAATGCGGGAGATTCCTTCCAGATAGATATGTAGAGGGGCGATGCAGAAACTGCGGATACGAAAAGGCGAGGGGTGACCAGTGCGATAGATGCGGTACCACATTTCTGCCTGGTGAACTTAATGATGCGGTTTGTACGATTTGCTCTTCGCCACCGGTACTGAAGGAAACGGAACATTATTTCTTCAGGCTTAGCGCGTTCAACGAATCTCTTCTAAATTATGTGAGCAGTAAAACCCACTGGAAGCCTAATGTCCAGACATTTACAAAGAACTGGCTTGAGGCCGGATTGAATGATAGGCCCATCACCCGTGACATGACCTGGGGAGTGAGCGTCCCGCTGCCTGGCTGGGAAAACAAGGTAATTTATGTCTGGTTTGAGGCCGTCATCGGATATCTCTCGGCATCGATTGAGTGGGCCAAGGGAACAGGAAATCCAGAGAAGTGGAAAGAATTTTGGACGGATCCAGATGCGAAGCACTATTACTTCCTCGGAAAAGATAATATTCCGTTCCATACGATTATCTGGCCGGCTATTTTGATGGGATATGGTGGTCTCAACCTTCCGTATGATGTTCCTGCAAATGAATATCTCACTTTTAAGGGAGAGAAGTTTTCGAAGAGCCGGGGGGTAAGCATCGATATTCCCAACATGCTCTCTCGTTTTGACCCAGACATCATTAGATATTATTTGGCTGCAAATATGCCGGAAAATCGGGACAGTGAATTCGACTGGGATGATTTTGAAGCGAAAACAAATAACGAACTCGTGGCTACGCTAGGGAACTACTACCATAGAGTTCTAAGCTTCACTTATCGTAACTTTGGATCGATTCCTGCGTGCCATGGCGTTGATGAGGAACGGAGGAAAGTCACCGATGCGATTTCTTTCGCGGTTAATGAAGTCGACCAGTATCTCTCAACCTGCCAGTTCAAAAAAGCGCTAAAAGCGGTGATGGATCTCGCTCAATTCGGAAACAGATTTTTCGATAGCGTCGCGCCCTGGGCTCTTCTGAAACAGGATAGAGATCGATGCGGGTCCGTTCTTAATCTAAATCTCGAGATCGTCAAAGCGCTCGCTATTTTATCCTATCCGTTCTTGCCCCGTTCGGCTTCTGATCTTTGGGCTTTGTTGGGTTATGAGGAAAGCCTCTTGAGTAAAGGATGGGATTGGATTTTTATCCCTGTTGTTCCAGGTCAGAAGTTGAGGGAGCCTCGCCCGCTGTTTTCAAAGATCGAAATTGAGGAGGATATGACAATGTTTAAAGAGTTCGAAAAATTGAATTTGAAGGTTGGTCAGATCATCAGTGCTGCGGATCATCCAAACGCCGATAAGTTGTATGTTCTCGAGGTTGATGTTGGAAAGAGAATAAGGCTCGTTGCCGGTTTGAAGGGTCAGTATGACAAGAACGAACTTGTTGGAAAAAAAATCGTTGTTGTGACAAATCTGCAGCCTGCCAAATTGAGAGGTGTTGAATCTCAGGGAATGTTGTTAGCGGCGGAACATTCCAACAAAGTTATTCTTCTTACGCCTGCAGAGGATGTTCCAGCGGGTACACCAGTTAATTCTGGCATGAATCCGTCTGATCGAGTTTTGCCATTCTCTGATTTTCAAAAGTTGAGGCTCGTTGTTGGCCAGGTCATTGACTCGAGGACGATAGATATCGGCAGACCCGTGAAGATCGAAATGAGGAACGACGTTCTCAAGAAAGGTAGCAAGATCGCGGTCTTTCTGCCATCTCCAGACGCCTCGATTGCCTTGCCACTTTTGACAGACAATGGCATTCTGATCACCGTGGACGGAGACATCGAGAACGGAGCATTAATTAGATGA
- a CDS encoding MGMT family protein → MSYKRKSWQEKLADKDGFPKVLKLEKKFPCYNAVHKMGAEVGDEVVLVNPSEVVEIMKKVPKGKLITIVEICKKIAEKHKVRACCSLTTGIFIMVAANAAEEAAREGKSLRIPYWRTLKADGLLNEKYPGGAEAHKKLLEKEGFTVTRKGKKYAVENYQDFLVQ, encoded by the coding sequence ATGAGTTACAAGAGGAAATCTTGGCAGGAGAAGCTGGCGGACAAAGATGGTTTTCCAAAGGTTTTGAAACTGGAGAAGAAGTTCCCCTGTTACAACGCCGTTCACAAGATGGGAGCTGAGGTAGGAGATGAAGTCGTTCTCGTTAACCCGAGCGAAGTCGTCGAAATAATGAAAAAAGTGCCGAAGGGAAAATTAATCACCATTGTTGAAATCTGCAAGAAAATCGCAGAAAAACACAAAGTCAGGGCCTGTTGCTCTCTCACAACAGGAATCTTCATTATGGTAGCAGCAAATGCGGCTGAAGAAGCTGCTAGGGAAGGTAAGAGTCTCCGTATTCCGTATTGGCGTACATTGAAGGCGGACGGGCTCTTGAATGAGAAATATCCCGGTGGAGCAGAGGCGCACAAAAAACTGCTGGAAAAAGAAGGATTCACGGTAACGCGGAAGGGGAAAAAATACGCGGTTGAAAACTATCAGGACTTCTTGGTTCAATAA